The following proteins come from a genomic window of Aspergillus oryzae RIB40 DNA, chromosome 4:
- a CDS encoding uncharacterized protein (predicted protein): MGMDLSRLCLPFDTATSQHSDLLWPNTPDLSQSALSGSPGLRFSFSFDNMILKDGGGIDSETNVPSSVQRSIDLGGLAATTFAEEGGILLQPDFEFDEDGNLIELGEAHHQTAKGRMSRRASEAPLQSEAANIVDAHR, encoded by the exons ATGGGAATGGATCTTTCTAGACTTTGCCTGCCCTTTGATACTGCTACAAGTCAGCATTCCGACCTCCTATGGCCGAACACCCCAGACCTCAGCCAGTCTGCTCTTTCAGGGAGCCCTGGTCTACGATTTAGTTTCTCATTCGATAATATGATACTgaaggatggtggtggaatTGACTCCGAAACCAATGTACCCAGCTCTGTCCAAAGAAGTATCGATCTGGGCGGCCTCGCAGCTACAACCTTCGCTGAGGAAGGTggtatccttcttcagcCTGACTTTGAGTTTGACGAGGATGGCAATCTCATCGAGCTTGGAGAGGCGCATCACCAAACGGCAAAGGGAAGAATGAGTCGACGCGCCAGTGAAGCACCACTCCAGAGTGAAGCGGCAAATATTG TCGATGCCCATCGATGA
- a CDS encoding uncharacterized protein (predicted protein) — protein MPQKRRAPRLQTLDDRTALRNTDLGNMNSDYVQNMAIASKQKRQNKLPTQAKKNAIYWVFGQGIGSVGIGLGASQVPHPLQQFSGEELYAALNPTVRHKGRKRSRLPSDESEDSDVRRVRAREEYEEQVGRGGVVDGHDIWQDVEIGRHAPSVFRDDNSFSSQMPWNITASVQSSQHGSSAASGLRGVANVSDPSASRGRDTTASHLVGRGRSRNRLTSASPLAGRGFPFDAEAFDRLVLPGDDDMDVMSDFDLSQYLQTEPFSAGHGHTGDDANAITYRGRVTLQDRLSKCSLDQESLNFLGFLTRKLEAMLVEHVGATDEDGFINSPATFYGSKVIGFSALLPPSETSPSVATQGLMHILTLATKGFLSVRQEDYEDRSTRYHVRYEFGEIFLQLSEM, from the exons ATGCCCCAGAAACGGCGAGCCCCTAGATTACAAACATTAGATGACCGAACTGCCTTGAGAAACACAGATCTGGGTAATATGAACAGCGACTATGTGCAGAACATGGCTATAGCTTCGAAGCAGAAACGGCAGAATAAGCTTCCAACGcaagcaaaaaagaatgCCATCTACTGGGTTTTCGGCCAAGGAATTGGTTCAGTTGGGATTGGCTTGGGTGCATCCCAAGTACCACATCCTTTGCAGCAGTTCTCGGGAGAAGAACTCTATGCTGCCCTAAACCCAACTGTAAGACATAAAGGGCGCAAGCGGAGTCGTCTTCCTAGTGATGAGAGTGAAGACTCTGATGTGCGCCGTGTCCGTGCCAGagaagaatatgaagaacAAGTCGGTCGAGGTGGGGTAGTGGATGGACATGACATTTGGCAAGAT GTTGAAATTGGTCGCCATGCGCCGTCCGTCTTTCGCGATGACAACTCATTCTCATCTCAGATGCCATGGAATATCACAGCATCTGTTCAGAGCTCTCAGCACGGGTCATCTGCTGCAAGTGGCCTCCGGGGAGTAGCAAATGTGAGCGATCCTTCGGCTTCACGAGGCAGGGACACCACTGCATCTCACCTGGTGGGACGCGGACGGTCACGCAACCGTCTAACTAGCGCAAGTCCCCTTGCCGGCAGAGGTTTCCCCTTCGACGCAGAGGCCTTCGACCGCTTGGTGCTACCCGGAGATGATGACATGGACGTCATGAGTGACTTTGACCTAAGTCAATATCTACAGACTGAACCATTCAGCGCTGGCCATGGACACACTGGAGATGACGCTAACGCAATCACGTACCGTGGTCGGGTGACCCTTCAAGATCGCCTATCAAAGTGCAGCCTGGACCAAGAAAGCCTGAACTTCCTCGGGTTTCTAACAAGGAAGCTCGAGGCCATGCTCGTGGAACATGTTGGAGCAACGGATGAAGACGGTTTCATCAACTCACCAGCCACTTTTTATGGCAGCAAAGTAATTGGTTTTTCAGCACTTTTGCCACCGTCAGAAACCTCCCCTTCTGTAGCCACTCAGGGTTTGATGCATATACTTACACTTGCAACTAAAGGTTTCTTATCGGTCCGCCAGGAGGATTATGAAGACCGGAGCACTCGGTATCATGTTCGATATGAGTTTGGAGAGATCTTTCTACAGCTGTCAGAGATGTAA
- a CDS encoding uncharacterized protein (predicted protein), which yields MRSTFVFIACITAYSFAAPAFFDNAYNFSNDLSECLGRVSKHIEHSKDILNTATCDTSSVELPAQASGLPSPSDQKLLYVALGRGTQFRRSLKKNLDRNNDEQHGLDRLLKASASAIILHQLLRKVQ from the exons ATGCGTTCAACATTTGTATTCATTGCCTGTATAACGGCATACTCTTTTGCGGCACCGGCATTCTTCGACAATGCATACAACTTCTCAAACGACCTATCTGAGTGCCTGGGGAGAGTGAGCAAGCATATCGAGCACTCCAAGGACATACTCAACACGGCCACGTGCGACACATCCAGCGTTGAACTGCCGGCACAGGCGTCCGGGTTACCCTCTCCCTCAGATCAGAAGCTTCTATACGTCGCACTTGGGCGCGGTACACAG TTCCGACGGTCACTCAAGAAAAATCTCGACCGCAACAACGACGAGCAGCACGGCCTCGACCGATTACTGAAAGCAAGTGCAAGTGCGATAATTCTGCACCAGCTGCTTCGAAAGGTCCAGTGA
- a CDS encoding rRNA methyltransferase NOP1 (fibrillarin and related nucleolar RNA-binding proteins) translates to MGFGAPRGRGGPPGGRGGRGGFGGGRGGGRGGLGSASRGRGGPRGGGRGGRGGPPGRGGRGGRGGARGGAKGGAKGGAKVVIEPHRHAGIFVARGGKEDLLVTKNLTPGEAVYGEKRIAVETPTEDGTTTKTEYRVWNPFRSKLAAGVLGGLDDIYMKPGSKVLYLGSASGTSVSHVADIVGPTGNVYAVEFSHRSGRDLIGMATHRTNVVPIVDDARHPLRYRMLVPMVDVIFADVAQPDQARIVGLNAHMFLKEGGGVIVSVKANCIDSTAKPEVVFTREVQKMREERIKPKEQLTLEPFERDHCIVAGIYKRSA, encoded by the exons ATGGGCTTCGGTGCTCCTCGCGGACGTGGTGGACCCCCTGGTGGACGTGGTGGACGTGGTGGATTCGGcggtggccgtggtggtgGCAGAG GCGGACTCGGAAGTGCTTCTCGTGGCCGTGGTGGACCCCGCGGTGGAGGTCGTGGTGGACGTGGCGGCCCTCCTGGACGTGGTGGTCGcggtggccgtggtggcGCTCGCGGCGGTGCTAAGGGTGGTGCTAAGGGTGGTGCCAAGGTCGTCATT GAACCCCACCGTCATGCCGGTATCTTCGTCGCTCGTGGCGGTAAGGAAGATTTGCTCGTCACTAAGAACCTGACCCCCGGAGAGGCTGTCTACGGCGAGAAGCGCATTGCTGTTGAAACCCCTACTGAGGATGGTACCACTACCAAGACCGAGTACCGTGTCTGGAACCCTTTCCGTTCCAAGCTTGCTGCCGGTGTCTTGGGTGGTCTCGATGATATCTACATGAAGCCTGGCTCTAAGGTTCTGTACCTTGGTTCTGCCAGCGGTACCTCCGTCAGTCACGTTGCTGATATTGTTGGACCTACTGGTAACGTCTACGCCGTCGAGTTCTCTCACCGTTCTGGTCGTGACCTGATCGGCATGGCCACCCACCGTACCAACGTCGTCCCCATTGTTGATGACGCACGTCACCCCCTCCGTTACCGTATGCTGGTACCTATGGTTGACGTTATCTTCGCCGATGTTGCCCAGCCCGACCAGGCTCGTATTGTTGGCCTGAACGCTCACATGTTCCTCAAGGAGGGTGGTGGTGTCATCGTCTCCGTCAAGGCCAACTGTATCGACAGTACCGCCAAGCCTGAGGTTGTTTTCACCCGCGAAgtccagaagatgagagaggagaggatcaAGCCCAAGGAGCAGTTGACTCTGGAGCCTTTCGAACGTGATCACTGTATCGTTGCTGGTATCTACAAGCGTTCTGcataa
- a CDS encoding SDR family oxidoreductase (nucleoside-diphosphate-sugar epimerases), whose translation MSIIITGANGYVGQELASALLSSSPDITVTLTDIVTPAIPAAAAAQHTSRVKCVQADLTSPKVVDEMFTESHRFDTVYLLHGIMSSGSEANFELGMRVNLDATRYILDRLRAVMPGVKVVFTSSLAVYGLAPAGFVIDETNFPPVPSSSYGSQKLIIETLLNDYSRRGFLDGRAVRLPTVTVRAGQPTQAASSFASDIIREPFNGKKAILPVSKETEMWICSPYTVVKNLLHAKDIPKEAFGESRSVNLPGLKVSIQEMLDALEEIGGKERRALVEEKYDAAIDKIVQTWTPNFKTDRAIKLGFAEDVPMIENIRQYASRFA comes from the coding sequence ATGTCGATTATCATTACCGGCGCAAACGGCTACGTGGGCCAGGAATTGGCTTCCGCCCTCCTTTCGAGCTCCCCTGATATTACTGTAACGCTCACAGACATTGTCACACCGGCCATTCccgctgctgccgctgctCAACATACGTCGCGAGTGAAATGTGTACAAGCGGACCTCACCTCGCCGAAGGTGGTTGACGAGATGTTCACCGAGTCTCACCGTTTCGACACCGTCTACCTGCTACACGGAATCATGTCCAGCGGCTCCGAAGCGAACTTCGAGCTGGGCATGCGGGTCAACCTCGATGCCACCCGATATATCCTAGACCGACTTCGGGCCGTTATGCCCGGAGTGAAAGTGGTATTTACATCCAGCTTGGCGGTTTATGGTCTTGCCCCTGCTGGGTTCGTCATCGATGAAACAAACTTCCCTCCTGTGCCGTCGTCCTCCTACGGATCGCAGAAACTCATCATCGAGACATTGTTGAACGATTACTCGAGGAGGGGCTTTTTGGATGGTAGAGCAGTGCGTCTCCCAACGGTCACTGTTCGAGCTGGCCAGCCCACGCAGGCTGCGAGCAGCTTTGCAAGTGATATTATCCGGGAGCCGTTTAACGGGAAGAAGGCGATTCTTCCGGTCAGTAAGGAAACGGAGATGTGGATCTGTTCCCCTTATACGGTGGTGAAGAATCTCTTGCATGCTAAGGATATTCCGAAGGAGGCCTTTGGGGAGTCGAGGTCTGTTAATCTCCCCGGATTGAAGGTTAGTATTCAGGAAATGCTGGATgcgctggaggagattggTGGTAAGGAACGAAGAGCattggtggaggagaagtaCGATGCCGCTATTGATAAGATTGTGCAAACGTGGACACCTAATTTCAAGACGGATCGTGCGATCAAATTGGGATTTGCGGAGGATGTTCCTATGATTGAGAATATCAGGCAATATGCGAGTCGGTTTGCGTGA
- a CDS encoding mitochondrial processing peptidase (mitochondrial processing peptidase, beta subunit, and related enzymes (insulinase superfamily)): MASRRLAFNFNQALRSRAALKSIQPVKRGFSSPVTLPSTTQSTTLSNGFTIATEYSPWAQTSTVGVWIDAGSRAETDKTNGTAHFLEHLAFKGTNKRSQHQLELEIENMGAHLNAYTSRENTVYYAKSFNNDVPKAVDILADILQNSKLEPGAIERERDVILREQEEVDKQFEEVVFDHLHATAYQNQPLGRTILGPKENIQTISRDNLVDYIKTNYTADRMVLVGAGGIPHEQLVRLAEEHFGSLPSKPPTSAALALTAEQKRTPEFIGSEVRLRDDTIPTAHIALAVEGVSWKDDDYFTALVAQAIVGNWDRAMGNSPYLGSKLSSLVEHHGLANSFMSFSTSYSDTGLWGIYLVSENLTALDDLTHFAMREWSRLCFNVTSAEVERAKAQLKASILLSLDGTTAVAEDIGRQIITTGRRLSPEDIERTIGQISEKDVMDFANRRIWDQDVAVSAFGSVEGLLDYNRIRADTSRNTL; encoded by the exons ATGGCCTCCCGGCGCCTAGCATTTAATTTCAACCAGGCTCTCCGGAGCCGGGCTGCTCTGAAGTCCATCCAGCCCGTCAAGCGAggcttctcttccccggTTACCCTCCCATCCACCACCCAGTCGACCACCCTCTCCAACGGCTTCACG ATCGCCACTGAGTACTCCCCATGGGCCCAGACCTCGACTGTTGGCGTGTGGATCGATGCCGGCAGCAGGGCAGAGACTGACAAGACCAACGGAACCGCGCACTTCCTTGAGCACCTTGCTTTCAAG GGCACCAACAAGCGCAGCCAGCACCAATTGGAGCTTGAGATCGAGAACATGGGCGCTCACTTGAACGCCTACACATCG AGAGAAAACACCGTTTACTACGCCAAGTCCTTCAACAACGATGTTCCCAAGGCCGTTGATATCCTCGCCGACATCCTTCAGAACTCCAAGCTCGAGCCTGGTGCTATTGAGCGTGAGAGGGACGTGATCCTCCGTGAGCAGGAGGAGGTTGACAAGCAGTTCGAGGAGGTTGTCTTCGACCACCTTCACGCCACCGCTTACCAGAACCAGCCCCTTGGTCGCACCATCCTCGGCCCCAAGGAGAACATCCAGACCATCTCCCGCGACAACCTGGTTGACTACATCAAGACCAACTACACTGCTGACCGCATGGTCCTTGTTGGTGCCGGTGGTATTCCTCACGAGCAGCTTGTCCGCCTCGCCGAGGAGCACTTCGGCAGCCTCCCCAGCAAGCCCCCTACCTCTGCTGCTCTCGCCCTCACCGCTGAGCAGAAGCGCACCCCCGAGTTCATTGGATCCGAAGTGAGACTCCGTGATGACACCATCCCCACTGCTCACATTGCCCTCGCCGTTGAGGGTGTCAGCTGGAAGGACGATGACTACTTCACTGCCCTCGTCGCCCAGGCCATTGTTGGCAACTGGGACCGTGCCATGGGCAACTCTCCCTACCTCGGTAGCAAGCTCAGCTCCCTCGTTGAGCACCACGGCCTTGCCAACAGCTTCATGAGCTTCTCCACCAGCTACAGCGACACTGG TCTCTGGGGTATCTACCTCGTGTCTGAGAACCTGACCGCCCTCGACGACCTCACTCACTTCGCCATGCGTGAGTGGTCTCGCCTGTGCTTCAACGTCACCTCTGCCGAGGTTGAGCGTGCCAAGGCTCAGCTCAAGGCttccatcctcctctcccttgaCGGCACCACCGCCGTCGCCGAAGACATTGGTCGCCAAATCATCACCACTGGCCGCCGCCTCTCCCCCGAGGACATTGAGCGCACAATCGGTCAGATCAGCGAGAAGGATGTCATGGACTTTGCCAACCGCCGCATCTGGGATCAGGACGTCGCTGTCAGCGCCTTCGGCAGCGTTGAGGGTCTCCTCGACTACAACCGTATCCGCGCGGACACCAGCCGTAACACCCTGTAA
- a CDS encoding PLAC8 family protein (predicted protein) has protein sequence MARSSRPHSFISTLDTRLYTPNDTFLQRPHILTQSTTPTTTPTTKTQKSRKMGVPESESPAVQQQNEWSNGFWDCCSPAGTSNVYRTQASGAVVSPAVSSCCLYYLTAQVGFHWVLLMIRRGEIRQRFGIEGSGVSDCCSSYWCPCCVIVQQEKEIEAQSERLQTGYQAPAGMAYAPQ, from the exons ATGGCAAGGAGCAGCAGA CCccattctttcatttctaCCCTCGACACTCGTTTATATACTCCCAACGATACCTTCCTACAACGACCTCACATACTCACACAGTCAACTACACCTACAACTACaccaaccaccaaaacccaaaaatcaagaaaaatgGGTGTCCCAGAATCCGAATCCCCCGCCGTCCAACAGCAAAATGAATGGTCCAACGGCTTCTGGGACTGCTGCTCTCCCGCAGGGACCT CTAACGTATACCGAACCCAGGCTTCTGGGGCTGTTGTCTCCCCTGCTGTCTCTTCG TGCTGTCTCTACTACCTAACAGCCCAAGTAGGTTTCCACTGGGTTCTCCTCATGATTCGCCGCGGGGAGATCCGCCAACGCTTCGGCATCGAGGGCTCCGGTGTCAGCGACTGCTGCTCGTCGTACTGGTGTCCGTGCTGCGTGATCGTGCAgcaggagaaagagattgaaGCGCAGAGTGAACGCCTGCAGACGGGGTATCAGGCACCGGCGGGTATGGCTTATGCGCCTCAGTGA
- a CDS encoding uncharacterized protein (predicted protein), with translation MQDRVFTVSKATAEMLASCRRILSRSLQFVQEDPLGCTTDASVEDSPSPVASIPEAHHQSAPIDSAVVIAGDRKDSVGKDNRIDLDEHYGDGGSIHHDTLDLSHWGGGLKISPDGTPHQDKDDAVQGLLALGSTAGSNDVRSESTNLSLPSPNIALSSLMNSRPSEVKEIALQAVTTRLLDDPGHTRINELSTSIMTSTGVESEARKLELLRHYRYHVATWLDICDLRHPFGINVIQMATSSEKLLSAILSLSESCIIQRGHWNRAGLEQLTLRKSNQLDQLDHNHPDFTELIMLSLLEEIRTLVTDVPKAWIDWVNRDVPYVNHLVQHAYIKDIESTAYWMFLRIATGDLARL, from the exons ATGCAGGACCGGGTGTTTACGGTGTCGAAAGCGACGGCGGAAAT GTTAGCTTCTTGCAGAAGAATACTTTCACGGTCACTGCAA TTTGTCCAGGAAGATCCACTGGGCTGTACCACGGATGCTTCCGTGGAGGATTCGCCGTCCCCCGTTGCCAGCATCCCAGAGGCACATCATCAGAGTGCTCCTATAGATAGTGCAGTAGTCATCGCCGGTGATAGGAAAGATAGTGTTGGGAAGGATAACCGAATTGACTTGGATGAGCATTATGGTGATGGGGGTAGTATTCATCATGATACCTTGGACTTATCACACTGGGGGGGAGGCTTGAAAATATCCCCGGATGGGACCCCTCACCAGGACAAAGATGATGCTGTGCAAGGCCTGCTGGCTCTAGGATCAACAGCTGGTTCTAACGATGTTAGATCGGAGTCGACCAACCTGTCGCTTCCCAGTCCCAATATCGCATTATCGTCGCTGATGAATTCCCGTCCCTCGGAGGTAAAGGAAATTGCACTGCAAGCAGTAACTACCAGACTTTTGGACGATCCCGGACATACGAGGATAAATGAACTGTCAACCTCCATAATGACGAGTACTGGCGTTGAATCGGAAGCTCGCAAGCTGGAACTTCTCCGCCATTACCGCTACCATGTTGCTACTTGG CTTGACATTTGTGATTTGCGACACCCATTTGGAATTAATGTAATTCAAATGGCAACGAGCTCCGAAAAGCTTCTCTCTGCGATATTATCACTTTCAGAATCGTGCATCATTCAACGAGGTCACTGGAACAGAGCAGGTCTTGAGCAGCTGACCCTTCGAAAGAGTAACCAATTGGACCAACTAGACCACAATCATCCTGACTTCACGGAGCTTATAATGCTATcccttctcgaagaaatTCGAACTCTAGTCACTGATGTTCCAAAAGCGTGGATTGACTGGGTGAATAGGGATGTGCCTTATGTAAATCACTTGGTTCAGCATGCCTATATCAAGGACATTGAATCGACTGCTTACTGGATGTTTTTACGTATAG CAACAGGAGATCTTGCAAGGCTTTAA
- a CDS encoding putative MFS sugar transporter (predicted transporter (major facilitator superfamily)) — translation MRLQSSDRVLAAPGLGVLLLPDSHPWMESLTLAGYDQGVFSGIVENEDFLDTMGNPGDSLMGIIVSIYNLGCFAGCIVNFLVGDWLGRRKAMWLAMVWVIIGATLQTSAFSVPHLMVGRFVTGIGTGIETSTVPMYQAELCEASKRGKLVCSEPLLVGVGIVVSYFFDYGMSFVGGQIAWRLPIACQMLFGFVVIILVFGLPESPRYCYKEGRDDEALQILSDVYGRPKDDPKILAEQAEILEALAIETKHGEYKWSLLGYGMQFMNQLGGINLLVYFIPTVLSTNVGLTKNLSMIIGGCAQIMFVVGSFFPTFFVDRVGRRTPMMWGSFGLGICMMMVSVLLSFKGKENGHATSSASVAFFFLFMLIFGASVNCIPWVYVPEILPLHARAKGTAVGISSNWIWSFFVVMITPVIINRLQWKAYLIFMCTNFAFVPLVYFCYPETAKLSLEEIDYLFTHPDKGAVKLSLELQKERKMHGHGASLVADTGVLRRTSVVADESLEKHHGVDEHVEKV, via the exons ATGCGGCTACAATCTTCGGATCGCGTACTTGCAGCACCGGGCTTAGGAGTCTTATTGCTTCCTG ACAGCCATCCGTGGATGGAATCGCTGACCCTCGCAGGATATGACCAAGGTGTTTTCTCCGGAATTGTCGAGAATGAAGACTTTCTCGACACCATGGGTAATCCAGGAGACAGCTTGATGGGAATCATTGTGTCCATATACAATCTAGGATGCTTTGCCGGTTGCATTGTGAACTTCCTAGTAGGCGATTGGCTCGGACGGAGGAAAGCAATGTGGCTTGCGATGGTTTGGGTGATC ATCGGTGCCACCTTGCAAACATCTGCATTCTCCGTTCCACACTTGATGGTTGGTCGCTTCGTGACGGGTATCGGCACAGGGATTGAAACCTCTACTGTGCCCATGTATCAAGCAGAGCTCTGTGAGGCATCCAAGCGCGGTAAGCTTGTGTGTAGCGAGCCTTTACTGGTGGGTGTGGGCATTGTCGTCAG TTACTTTTTCGACTATGGAATGAGCTTTGTTGGGGGCCAAATTGCTTGGAGATTGCCAATTGCGTGTCAGATGctctttggattt GTCGTTATTATACTTGTTTTCGGCCTCCCCGAGTCTCCGAGGTATTGCTATAAGGAAGGACGTGACGATGAGGCGCTGCAGATTCTGAGTGATGTATACGGACGGCCAAAAGACGATCCCAAGATTCTCGCCGAGCAGGCCGAGATCCTCGAGGCTCTTGCTATTGAGACCAAACATGGAGAATACAAGTGGAG TCTCCTCGGCTATGGAATGCAATTCATGAACCAGCTCGGCGGTATCAACCTTCTAGT ATACTTTATCCCGACGGTCCTCAGCACCAATGTTGGCCTTACGAAGAACCTCTCCATGATCATCGGAGGGTGCGCCCAGATCATGTTTGTCGTTGGCAGCTTCTTCCCTACCTTCTTCGTGGATAGAGTAGGCCGCAGAACGCCCATGATGTGGGGCTCCTTCGGCCTCGGAATCTGCATGATGATGGTTTCAGTCCTTCTCAGcttcaagggcaaggaaaatGGTCACGCTACCTCATCAGCCTcggttgccttcttcttcctcttcatgCTTATCTTCGGTGCATCAGTCAACTGCATTCCATGGGTCTATGTACCGGAAATCTTGCCTTTGCATGCGAGAGCTAAGGGAACGGCAGTGGGAATTTCTTCAAATTGGATTTGG agcttcttcgttgTCATGATCACCCCCGTAATTATCAACCGTCTCCAGTGGAAGGCATACCTCATCTTTATGTGCACCAATTTCGCATTTGTGCCTCTTGTTTACTTCTGCTACCCCGAAACCGCCAAGCTGAgtctggaggagatcgactACCTTTTCACACATCCAGACAAGGGCGCCGTGAAGCTTTCCTTGGAGCTTCAGAAGGAGCGGAAGATGCATGGACATGGCGCCAGTCTTGTCGCAGATACTGGGGTCCTGAGACGTACGAGCGTGGTGGCTGATGAGAGCTTAGAGAAACATCACGGTGTTGATGAACATGTTGAGAAGGTTTAA
- a CDS encoding MARVEL domain-containing protein (predicted protein), with protein sequence MTKSKTPMIEQYWHKGGLCGVISRAALRTLQFVFAIVIAGLYGVDLAHATEVNARAPSQWVYAEFVAAVTALTCIVHCFITVTHVAWSAWDFVLFVLWLAQVGTFGAIYISNNVLDEYKQATSSIPRMRAAVWISLVSMVLWFATTVLGIAWCCRTRKVTRRTDQVEAGKEQILERDSDVESGSICDEKRSMAAIPAAMVAEKSVKDKNGSKITSEINRSDSDVSPPPYS encoded by the coding sequence ATGACAAAGTCCAAAACCCCAATGATCGAACAATACTGGCACAAAGGCGGCCTCTGCGGCGTCATTTCCCGCGCTGCACTCCGCACGCTCCAATTCGTCTTCGCCATCGTGATTGCCGGTCTCTACGGCGTCGACCTAGCCCACGCAACAGAGGTCAACGCCCGTGCCCCTTCGCAATGGGTGTACGCCGAATTTGTCGCCGCAGTCACCGCACTCACCTGCATCGTGCACTGCTTCATCACCGTTACCCACGTCGCATGGTCAGCCTGGGACTTCGTGCTCTTCGTGCTCTGGCTGGCCCAGGTAGGCACGTTTGGGGCAATTTATATCTCCAATAACGTCCTAGATGAGTATAAACAAGCGACGTCGTCGATACCCCGTATGCGCGCTGCGGTCTGGATTAGTCTTGTCAGCATGGTGCTGTGGTTTGCGACGACTGTTTTGGGTATTGCGTGGTGTTGCCGGACACGCAAGGTCACTCGGCGGACGGATCAGGTTGAGGCTGGTAAAGAACAGATCCTGGAGAGGGATAGTGACGTGGAGAGTGGTTCGATCTGtgacgagaagagaagcatGGCTGCAATTCCTGCTGCTATGGTCGCTGAGAAAAGTGTCAAGGACAAAAATGGCAGCAAAATAACGTCTGAGATTAACCGGTCGGATTCTGATgtctcccctccaccatACTCTTGA